GGTTACTCTAGAGTAATAGTACTTCATAGAGAACGTAGCAAAAAAGGTAGCACAATTAATTATGGTTGTTTATAAAGGGCCCTTATGAACTTCGATAATCAAAAAGGAATTAGGGAGGCGTATTTTATGTTTAAAAAAATAGGGATTTCATGTATATTGGCTGTTCTAGCTTTAAATTTAAACTTACCAATTAATAATATCAAATCACAGGCTGTATCTCCAACATCAACGTCAGAAATCGATAATGATGTAATTGATCATGGAACGCTTGATGGCAAAGAATATCAAATGCAATTAATTTATGATCGTACAAAAGTTATTGATGTTGTAAGGGAAACAAGAAGACCAGTCATATGGAGAGATCACAAAGGAAATAATCAGATATGGACATTTAAATATGATAAAGAAAAAGATGCTTACCAAATCTACGCTAACGATGGGAGTAATCAAGCCATTGCATGGGAAGGCAAAGGTGGTAGCCCTACTCGTGTCGTTTGTCCTCCTAATAAGCAATATGCTGCTTATTATTGGAAAGTAGAGAAAGCAAGTGATGGCTCCTATATTATCCGAAGCTACTCTGATCCTAACTTTGTGCTAAGTGTTCCTTCTTCCGATCAAGGAGCGAACCTTCAAGTTAGACAATTCCATGGCTACAAATCTTCTGAAATTGCAACTCAAAAATTTGAGCTTAGTGGATATGAATACTTTCCTGGAAGCAAAGAGATTAAAGAGCAAAACATTGATCACGGGACACTTGATGGTAAAGAGTATCAAATGCGATTGAGCTCTACTAAAAAAACAATTGATGTTGAGTGGAGCACAAGACAAGTGTTGATATGGCAAAACCATAATGGCTCAAATCAAAAATGGAAGTTTGTATATGATAAAAGTAAAGAAGCTTACCAAATCTATACTAAAGATGGAACGAATCAAGTCATTGCATGGGATAAAAATGCTGGTTCTACTCGTGTCGTTTGTGCACCTAATAGAAAGTATGATGCTTATTATTGGAAAGTAGAAGATTTAGGCAACAATGAATATATTATTCGTAATTATGCCAACCCGCATGTTGTTTTAACTGTAGACCGAGGTGCAACCAAGGATGGTACAAAGATTAAGAACAGCGGTTTCTATGGATATGACAGTGATTATGATTCCCAGAAGTTTTTCCTAACACAAGATAAGTATTATAAGAATGTAAGAAACTTTGAGTGTATAGGTATGAATAAAAATGGCTCTCCAATTTATAAATCTACGTCATATTATATAAACGGTTCTGGCCCGCATGCTGTACTACTTTATTTAGATTATAAAGTAGTATCATCGTATAAAGGTAAAAGTATATATAAAGTTTATGATGATAGAACAGGTAAGCTAATAGGCTCAGGTTACGGAGATCCTAACTGTTTTGTTATTGATAAGTATTTAGTGGGTGGATTATACGGCCCATTAAAGTATCATATAGAAATTGAAGGTGAAGAACCAGGCTTCGAACTAGCCAACATTTATTCTAATGTATATAGTTATTTATAAAAGTAAAGAGGGTTATTACACCCCTCTTCGTGCTCAATTATTTGATTGAAATAGCATATAGGTAAAACCAGAGGAAGAAAACCACTAAAAAGGTTATCTTCCTCTATTTTTTGAACAAAGGATGTTGATATTAAAATTGGTGCTTTAATATATAGGTGATTTTAATGATAGCTTTAGCCTACCAATAGGGGAAACTTCATTTCATGTAGAAATTGAAGATGAAAAC
This DNA window, taken from Listeria sp. PSOL-1, encodes the following:
- a CDS encoding RICIN domain-containing protein; translated protein: MFKKIGISCILAVLALNLNLPINNIKSQAVSPTSTSEIDNDVIDHGTLDGKEYQMQLIYDRTKVIDVVRETRRPVIWRDHKGNNQIWTFKYDKEKDAYQIYANDGSNQAIAWEGKGGSPTRVVCPPNKQYAAYYWKVEKASDGSYIIRSYSDPNFVLSVPSSDQGANLQVRQFHGYKSSEIATQKFELSGYEYFPGSKEIKEQNIDHGTLDGKEYQMRLSSTKKTIDVEWSTRQVLIWQNHNGSNQKWKFVYDKSKEAYQIYTKDGTNQVIAWDKNAGSTRVVCAPNRKYDAYYWKVEDLGNNEYIIRNYANPHVVLTVDRGATKDGTKIKNSGFYGYDSDYDSQKFFLTQDKYYKNVRNFECIGMNKNGSPIYKSTSYYINGSGPHAVLLYLDYKVVSSYKGKSIYKVYDDRTGKLIGSGYGDPNCFVIDKYLVGGLYGPLKYHIEIEGEEPGFELANIYSNVYSYL